In Cyclopterus lumpus isolate fCycLum1 chromosome 13, fCycLum1.pri, whole genome shotgun sequence, the genomic window ACATATTTATTCCTTAACcataaataaactgtaaattAAATTTTTTCCTATCgagtcttatttatgtacaattgaTTGATTCTTCTTGATGAAACAGCCTCAGTGGAACGCACCTGATGCAAGAGCCCATATCACAGATTGCTCATGCCtcccttttattttcttaacaCTTCTTAAAGCTACAATTTCTGTTGTCTGACTGAGTTTTGAAGAGTCTGTGCAATTTTGTACAAAGTGATGTACTTGACAAACTACTTTATATTTCTGTGAATAAAATGTGAACAAACTATTGCACATTGTCTGCAATTATTCACTCATAAATGTCACACTCTGTGGGTTCAGCCTGAAATGTTGTCGATTAATGGCTCGGAAAGGTccaagagataaaaaaaaattcagaatCAGTAGGCCATTTAATTTGGGAAAACACACTGTCAAGATCATTTGTCTCAACTCTATTTATTCATCTGCATTAAGAACAGAAGTATGAAATCAGGCGCTCTATGATTTGCTTTAGTTTACGTTTATATTAGATATACATCAGTCTATGTTCCATAATTAGGTCCTTATGTGAACACACTTCAAGTTGTAATATCTTCAGTGTCAGTTCATAAGTGTGTGACAGCTAGTGAACCAGATCCACAGATCACAGTTTTACTTGTTTTGACGTACTTCAGTCAGTTTAAAGACTGAGAACTTCCCCCTAGACTTGTTGATGTTTCTAATAAGTAGCAGCTTCAGGGAAATAAACCGACATCCAGTCAACCGCAGCAGCTCCTTGCAGGCGGAGACTCACATAACATTCATATCATACAGCTCAAACCCCAAGATTATTTTGATCTATAGGTACACAGATGCCCTCTAGGGGTCACATCTTATAACGTTGCAACCGCATATTTACtgattgacaaataaatcacaTATTTGTATGATATTTGCTTCCATTTGTTTCGCTCACACCAAAGTCACCATAATGTGGcattgtgtgtgtacacatatacacacacctggAAGAAGGCATATAAACGTGTATTACTTTCCTAATAATCTTGTAATTGCgcactttaaaataattttctACATAACAGATCCAgaggaattgtgttttttttcaacatgaCACATCTAATGCAGCGATCCTTGTGCAGTATTTGGATGGAGAATTTGGGGTTTTGTTTGGCTTCAGACTTAATAAACacagataaataaacacataacgTCACGACTGGTTGAACAATTGTttgatagaaaaataaaactgaacCTGCAAATATGTTTCCATCAGGTTTGTTCATGTTCATCTGGGCAAGTATGCACTTTAATAAGATCGTGATGTCAcgcagaaacacattttatattaaatcaaCGTCATAAATGGTGTCACCATtcagggggggtggggtggggggggggggggactcttgAAGGAGCTAAATGCTCAAACATCCAGCTATGAGGTTTTCAGATGAACGTTTTTGATCACCCCTTACTCAGTAAATGTTTGcgtgtgtgatgtttatttatgCTTTTTAGATCCTATTCATGAGGAAAACTATATTCAGTTGCTGTCTTGATACAATCAGATTGTGAGTAGACACAGTTATCCAGTGTTTGTTTATTCCTCCTGCAGCtcactaaaaataataatgttcaaCTGTCAGAAACTGTGCAACACTTGCAAAAAAGTCTGAGTTAGccccccgcctccccctccttcATTTCCGCCCCCCCCTGAGTCCTCACATGCAACCCCAGGTTGCTGCTTCAAGGCTTGCAGAGACTGACCAAAAGTAAGCCTGCCACGGTCAGCAGCAAAGCCACAGTCATctccatttttttcccctgccTCCACTTGCTCAGAGCCTCCTTCTGTTGCTCCTGCATGCGCTGCTTCCTGGCTTTcatgtccctctccctctgcagctgctcCCCGTAGTGACCCTGATAAAAGGCGTCAAAATCAAACATGGTCTTCTCCCCAGCTTTGGAGAACCGCCTGGCTCGGtagtgatgctgctgctgtggggAGCCCGTGGTCTCTTTGGAGGACGGACTTTGAACATCTGACCTGCTCAGAAAACCTCGGTCGTACTTCTTCCTCAGACTGGCGTTGCCCAGCACCGTGTAGGCCTCGCTGATCTCAAAGAAGTGCTGGGTGGCCTCCTCGTCCCCCGGGTTCTTGTCAGGGTGGTAGATGAAGGACTGCTTGTAGTAGGCTGTCTTGATCTGGGACTGTGTGGCACCGGGGGACACTTTGAGGATGTCGTAATAGGACGTCCTACTTCTGTACAGCAGAGGAACATGTTTGGAGCTGCTGTCACTCCCCCGGCTGTAACCTCTACTGGAGGCGTGCAGGGTATCAGGGTGCACCTTCAGGCGCCTCCGTCTCTCTGACGCCTGCTCTGCCAGAATGAAGACCACCGTGCAGAAAGCCCGCAGCGTCTGAGGGGACCGGAAGGTGTCCAGGTGGATGGAAACAGCTCCTCCGGTCCAGGGTGTCATCCGGCCAGGCAGCAGCTTCTCCTGGAGGAGAGGCTGCAGTCTTGCTGAGGCGTACAGGGCTGCTGGGTGAGCTTGCAAGCTGTGTCTGATCAAACGGGACGAAGAAGTGGCACAAAGTAAAGTCGCATTCTCCCGTTCACTTCCACTGCGTGTCAGCTTCTCCGAGTTGCATTGAGTTGCTCTGCTTCTCGGCTCAACTTCACGTTGATCCCGGACCGATTCGTCTTTTAACCGACTGTCACTGAGAGTGCAGGTAACCAGCAGAGAACCGGGGCTTTCTCCGGTGCACACCGGTCGACTACGGCTGTTTCTGAGAGTGGACAGCCGGTAAGCACCGGTGCCCAGCCTCTGACCTACCTCAGCCATTTTACCGACAACCGGTCGGCGAGTAGGCGGGACTCTCGATGCAGCATCCGGCCAGGTTACGTCACTCAATGATGAACCAATAGGAATCCATGTTTACAGGAAGTAAATATCACACCCGACCAATTGGACCAATCATTTTACAGAAAACTGTAAATTGTTATGTAGCTCTTGGATAACGTACTGTTGATACACTGTAATGATACACTTTTAAGATCCATTTTCCGGATAAAAAAAGCTATATAGTTATAGGCTTATGTTTGAATAGGATTGAAATGTACATCTAGTAATAATTGCTATGGACACTATTTTAAACAccttttaatttgattattcCAAGTCTTCTGGGAAATATTATATGGATGGTTGGGCATCAAACATGTAACTAATGCTTTTCAATGcgaatatacatattttttaaggCCATGCAGGACAAAGAGTTCAAGTGACATTAACCTAAATATAGTGTAATTTAATGtggcattttttaaataattgatagTGTTTCTGAATTTTatggaaaacaataaatgtaagAACACGTTAATTAAATAAGAACGATTTGCGTTTGTGCATTAAAATAATGTGTcaatcatatattatatttttttaatacgtATATATTTGGGTGCCCACAGGGTGGCGATATAAGTGTCTGTTTTAGCTGCGTTGCTTTTATTAAACTCGACGAAGAAGTACTTCTTAGGTCGCGTGTGTTTGACGTCATCAATCTTCACGTGTGGACCGTGGACTATCACGACATCTAGCTTGTTTATGAACTGATATTGCACATTTGTCTTCATCTTCAGACAACGACTTACACACCAGGACAACCATGACCTCCAGCTGTCGACGGCCTGAGCACTCAGCTCCTCCAGATGTGGTCAGTGACGCTGGTTATTGTAGTCTCGTTGCTAAGCTAACgagagcagcaacagcagcttGGATCTGGGTCTTTAAATATGTAACGTTAATAACACATATAATTACGATCTTGTAATTatctttttagtttgtttgtttctcataTATTGAAGTAACTTGTGATAGTATTAATTAAGAGGGACACACTGGGGCCACAGTGGAGTCACAACTGTTTTATTGAAGTATTGATGAACTAATCTGATGTGATCTCATCCCCGCAGTACTACAATGAAGTCGAGGCAAAGAAATACTCTcagaagtgagtgtgtgttgtttgtgaatAAGTTCCTGTTGCTGTGTATGTCGGTGAAAAGCTTCCcctgtgtttcagtatgttttttACCCCCAATAATGTCGAGCTGCTCGGTGTATTTTGAGACTTTAAAAGACTTAAGAATGACACACGCAGTGTAGCGTGTCGGCTACAAATACACCCACATCAATACAGAATCCCCTGTCTGATTCTGCAGACCTGCCTGAGAGCGTTGCTCCCGTTGGGTGCTGCAGAAATGGGCATCTTCTAAATCCAGCATCAAGTCGTGTGGCACTTCATCACATGGAGGTTGCACTTGTTTCATGGAGAATGTCTTTTCATTGCCAGAAGCCTCTGAAATCTCTTCTGTTTCTTCACAGCTCTCGAATGATTGAGATCCAGACCCAGATGTCAGAGAGAGCTGTAGAGCTTTTAAGCCTGCCGGAGGGACAGCCATGTTTCCTGCTGGATGTGGGGTGAGGGAGTGACGCTGTTTACATGTAGCACCACTTTTCACTCGATTGAAGCAATACTGTGAGGAATAAATTATACAATGTAATATGTTGATGTTAAACTTACCATCATAGTAAGACTAAGCATGGTCTAAAAAGGATGTACATTGTGTATCATTGAAGACctgtttttgtatatttacacaTAACTCTTAACACAAATGCTAATTCGTCTTCTCGATGATATGTACTTCCACATTCTGAATGTACTCTAATTTGTAGATGCCAAATTAACTTTAAGTAGAGTGCCTTTGCATAATCTGCAACTTTATAGAAACATGGAGTTTAAGATGCAGtgagttggagagagagagatgtaataGTCTCGTGTTATTTCAACATAACACATTGTAAGATCCTGAATAATACAGTaatcttgtgtgtttttgacgGCTGTCTTCTGTCTCTCAGGTGCGGCTCTGGTCTCAGTGGAGACTACCTGTCAGAGGAGGGACACTATTGGGTTGGGGTCGACATCAGCACCGCAATGCTGGGTTTGTTTGACATGATGCATTTAAACAGGAAGCAAGAGCTGGCTGATTTACCAATAACATTTTGATATTGTGATAATTTTGTTAACAATAGTTATGCTGGTGATGTTAATAATTTGATAACAGTTAAACAATGTATTTTCGTGTTTTTAAGTTCAATTATTTAAGATAACTTTCTGAAATGAGCAGTTACTACTTCTACCTGCTCCCAAAATCCTGGGATGCTTATTTTATCTGTGAGGAAACATCATGCTTGActtaaacattgttttctttaatttgttaaatgaaatataacaaataaatacatagatatacatCTATtgaattgttattgtttattaaaataattaattgtacACCAACAActtgataacaaaaaaaataattacaattctGATAATAGTATTGGCGCATCGCAAATAAAAACTGTTTAGTTTTAAGTTTGATGGTTTTTCATATTAAACACAAATGAAATCAAGAGTTTTCAGTTGTATCCCTCTGAATTATGAATGTGGATACATTTCTGAAGCATTGCTCAAATCCTGTCTTCTCTGTGACAGATGTGGCACTGGACAGAGAAGTAGAGGGAGATCTTTTGGTAGGGGACATGGGCCACGGGATGCCTTTCCGAGCCGGCACCTTCGACGGTTGCATCAGGTGAACAACAGAACATGTTAatgttaaacaaaaataatgttttttaaaatttaattttGAATAATTTCTGACCTTTTTCATTATACCTTGTCAGTATCTCTGCTCTGCAGTGGCTCTGTAATGCCGACAAGAGGACACATAGTCCTCCGAAAAGACTCTACACCTTCTTTAGTACTCTCTACTCTTCTCTGGTAAGGTTGCATCACTCCTGTTGACTTATTCAACTAAAATCTTACGATGAAGACCTTACTTCTCCTCACTCTTTGTCTTTCAGTCGAGAGGCTCACGTGCAGTTTTCCAGCTTTATCCAGAGAACTCCGAACAGGTGAAATAACGTTGTGCATTGTGGATTTAAAACCTGATGTTTTCTGTAGATTACTTAAGTTcagctttcttcttctctctctacagCTTGAGCTCATCACCACGCAGGCCATGAGGGCAGGCTTCGGTGGAGGCATGGTGGTGGATTACCCCAACAGCACCAAGGCTAAAAAGTCAGTGATAAAGCTAGGCGTTTATTTCGACATGTTCCGCTGCAGCCTTTTGCAATTGATTCCTTCTTAATGGCCTGTGAAATCAGCAGCTGTGTACCTGCAAGTGAAGGCTAATTAGAACACAAGGACATTCATATTGACTTGAATGTTTGTCACATTAGCTTTGTGATGAATTACCACAGATTAAAATGGTCATCCTGATTTACtcaatcattcacacacatcttgtttgtttccaggttcttcctgtgtctgtttgCTGGAGTAACAGGAGCCCTTCCCAAAGTAAGAATGGAAGGAGTTGGCGTGAGTGGATATGGTgctgtgtgcattttattttgctaCATTATGACCAATGTGATCTCTGTTTGTTCTTTCCAGGGATTGGGTTTAGAAACCTCAGACAGAGCTGTTTCAAACCAGGTCGAGTATTCAGGACAAAGGTAAGTTATTCACAGCAGGGAGACGCTGCTTATTGTGAAGCTGTTTACGTGGTTGGAAGTAGCAGTTTGTTTTCGGTCACCAGACTtcctctgtatttatttgtttatttatatatatatatatatatataattatttttgttcctacttttgtttttcattttgggTGATTTTAACAGCCTTAcatttcaatgtattgtttgttaataattatttgattctctcctttttttatattggaTAACATTTCTTAGTCTCAgattctcaaatgtgaggattgtCTGCTTTCCTTTTATCTAATATGATAGCATACTGAATATCTTCTGGATTCTGGACTGTTAGCTGACAGCTCAAGTAATTTGAATATTGAGCTCCTGGGAATTTTGACTGCCCTAGACATAACATAGACAAAATGATTCATTAAGAAAAACgtttgttgcagccctacttcACTCTTTTTATTTGGTCTGTATTAAAACATCCTTTAAAAAACAGGTCTTGGCCTGAAGTGCAGGTTCAGTCATACCTGCTTTGATGAAGCCGAAAGACCGAGAGAAATCTGAAAAGGGTCGTCGTCCTGTCTCACATAAAACCCCGTCAGGCAGCTTTTCCTCCCTTTTACAAAGTGATGTTCAAGTTGTTCCTCCTGGTGGCACGAAGAGACTGGATGTGTGAAACATTCAGCATCAGGGGCAAGAACAAGGTGCATTATAAATGAGCTAATCCGCCACACTTTGTCTTTGTGAAGATCCCGGTTCAAAAACATGAAGGGTAAATCGGTGAAGAAGGGACGAGATTGG contains:
- the dnajc30b gene encoding dnaJ (Hsp40) homolog, subfamily C, member 30b; translated protein: MAEVGQRLGTGAYRLSTLRNSRSRPVCTGESPGSLLVTCTLSDSRLKDESVRDQREVEPRSRATQCNSEKLTRSGSERENATLLCATSSSRLIRHSLQAHPAALYASARLQPLLQEKLLPGRMTPWTGGAVSIHLDTFRSPQTLRAFCTVVFILAEQASERRRRLKVHPDTLHASSRGYSRGSDSSSKHVPLLYRSRTSYYDILKVSPGATQSQIKTAYYKQSFIYHPDKNPGDEEATQHFFEISEAYTVLGNASLRKKYDRGFLSRSDVQSPSSKETTGSPQQQHHYRARRFSKAGEKTMFDFDAFYQGHYGEQLQRERDMKARKQRMQEQQKEALSKWRQGKKMEMTVALLLTVAGLLLVSLCKP
- the bud23 gene encoding probable 18S rRNA (guanine-N(7))-methyltransferase; protein product: MTSSCRRPEHSAPPDVYYNEVEAKKYSQNSRMIEIQTQMSERAVELLSLPEGQPCFLLDVGCGSGLSGDYLSEEGHYWVGVDISTAMLDVALDREVEGDLLVGDMGHGMPFRAGTFDGCISISALQWLCNADKRTHSPPKRLYTFFSTLYSSLSRGSRAVFQLYPENSEQLELITTQAMRAGFGGGMVVDYPNSTKAKKFFLCLFAGVTGALPKGLGLETSDRAVSNQVEYSGQRSRFKNMKGKSVKKGRDWIFEKKERRRRQGREVRADTKYTGRQRKTHF